A window from uncultured Desulfobacter sp. encodes these proteins:
- a CDS encoding DUF4304 domain-containing protein produces the protein MTDPRIILKSDLVPKLREIGFKGSFPHFRRSRENRNELITFQFDKYGTGDFVIEIASAPLGDFSTYWGKIIPQNKLRANDLNERLRIGASSHNADSWFNLGSNPNDVIMNILKLINTQGDDFFKKSTL, from the coding sequence ATGACTGATCCAAGAATAATATTGAAGTCGGATCTCGTTCCGAAACTTCGAGAGATAGGATTCAAAGGCTCATTTCCTCATTTCCGACGATCAAGAGAAAACCGTAATGAACTGATCACATTTCAGTTTGATAAATATGGAACGGGGGATTTTGTGATTGAAATTGCCTCTGCACCGCTTGGTGACTTCTCAACGTATTGGGGAAAAATTATTCCTCAGAACAAATTAAGAGCCAATGATCTGAATGAGAGGCTGCGCATAGGGGCATCATCTCATAACGCTGATAGTTGGTTTAATTTGGGAAGTAATCCCAACGACGTAATAATGAACATATTAAAACTAATAAATACCCAGGGTGATGATTTTTTTAAAAAAAGCACACTCTAA